Proteins encoded by one window of Vitis vinifera cultivar Pinot Noir 40024 chromosome 10, ASM3070453v1:
- the LOC132254565 gene encoding small ribosomal subunit protein uS11c-like, whose product MAKPIPRIGSRRNGRIGSHKSARRVPKGVIHVQASFNNTIVTVTDVRGRVVSWSSAGTCGFRGTRRGTPFAAQTAAGNAIRTVVDQGMQRAEVMIKGPGLGRDAALRAILRSGILLSFVRDVVEQAGAEAVETKVRAEGGYRISKGVANSQGYPIKDGWHSSVGGSAVGVGSATRRPALAIEKPIKVLYAAGYHDRTPPEHPDMRKPFRVR is encoded by the exons ATGGCAAAACCTATACCAAGAATTGGTTCACGTAGGAATGGACGTATTGGTTCACATAAGAGTGCGCGTAGAGTACCAAAGGGAGTTATTCATGTTCAAGCAAGTTTTAACAATACCATTGTGACTGTTACAGATGTACGAGGTCGGGTGGTTTCTTGGTCCTCGGCCGGTACTTGTGGATTCAGGGGTACAAGAAGAGGGACGCCATTTGCTGCTCAAACCGCAGCAGGAAATGCTATTCGTACAGTAGTGGATCAAGGTATGCAACGAGCAGAAGTCATGATAAAGGGTCCTGGTCTCGGAAGAGATGCAGCATTACGAGCTATTCTTAGAAGTGGTATACTATTAAGTTTCGTACGGGAT GTGGTAGAGCAAGCTGGAGCGGAGGCAGTAGAGACGAAGGTGAGAGCAGAGGGGG GCTATCGAATCAGCAAGGGCGTAGCGAATAGTCAAGGCTACCCGATAAAGGATGGCTGGCATTCATCAGTAGGTGGATCCGCCGTAGGGGTTGGTTCAGCCACTCGACGACCGGCACTTGCCATTGAAAAACCAATAAAAGTACTTTATGCAGCAGGGTACCACGATCGAACGCCACCGGAACACCCCGATATGAGAAAGCCATTTCGAGTGCGGTAG
- the LOC132254509 gene encoding uncharacterized protein LOC116803646 encodes MPFLVGPTQPAISDKSLFFWGGAEQSKNEPNQMIVLEWLFLTIAPCDAAEPWQLGSQDAATPIMQGVMDLHHDIFFFLILILVFVSRILVRALWHFHYKKNPIPQRIVHGTTIEILRTIFPSIIPMFIAIPSFVLLYSMDEVVVDPAITIKAIGHQWYQPYEYSDYNSSDEESLTFDSYTIPEDDPELGQSRLLEVDNRVVVPAKTNLRIIVTPADVPHSWAVPSSGVKCDVVPGRSNQTSISVQREGVYYGQCSEIHGTNHASTRAPGNIGRLLSPLWLSRTTRGASHPRSKLLQRAAGAVGSRGARQ; translated from the exons ATGCCTTTCTTGGTCGGACCAACCCAACCGGCTATTTCCGACAAGTCTCTCTTTTTTTGGGGGGGAGCAGAGCAGTCAAAGAATGAACCAAACCAAATGATTGTTCTAGAATGGCTATTCCTCACAATTGCTCCTTGTGATGCAGCGGAACCATGGCAATTAGGATCTCAAGACGCAGCAACACCTATAATGCAAGGAGTAATGGACTTACATCACGATATCTTTTTCTTCCTCATTCTCATTTTGGTTTTCGTATCACGGATCTTGGTTCGCGCTTTATGGCATTtccactataaaaaaaatccaatcccGCAAAGAATTGTTCATGGAACTACTATCGAGATTCTTCGGACCATATTTCCTAGTATCATCCCGATGTTCATTGCTATACCATCATTTGTTCTCTTATACTCAATGGACGAGGTAGTAGTAGATCCTGCCATTACTATCAAAGCTATTGGACATCAATGGTA CCAACCTTATGAGTATTCGGACTATAACAGTTCCGATGAAGAGTCACTCACTTTTGACAGTTATACGATTCCAGAAGATGATCCAGAATTGGGTCAATCACGTTTATTAGAAGTGGACAATAGAGTGGTTGTACCAGCCAAAACTAATCTACGTATTATTGTAACACCTGCTGATGTACCTCATAGTTGGGCTGTACCTTCCTCAGGTGTCAAATGTGATGTTGTACCTGGTCGTTCAAATCAGACCTCTATTTCGGTACAACGAGAAGGAGTTTACTATGGTCAGTGCAGTGAGATTCATGGAACTAATCATGCCTCTACGCGTGCGCCCGGAAACATAGGCCGACTGCTGAGCCCACTCTGGCTCAGCCGCACCACCCGGGGTGCAAGCCACCCGAGAAGCAAGCTATTACAGCGAGCGGCTGGAGCTGTAGGGAGCCGAGGAGCAAGGCAGTAG